One Atribacterota bacterium genomic window carries:
- the mreC gene encoding rod shape-determining protein MreC, protein MRKFSKERRAFILFLCLSLLSALLITVDYHGKGIIGLLKDIGFLVLKPVNYTVQNTVNRFEKYFQIFTQTESIHQKNWQLQQENREILHENAILKEKLAAYEQIAKMVQFKEYYNYEMIPAQVIGREPSNWFHSVIIDMGSKDGVEVDMGVATYKGLVGKVIQVGYNTSEVILLIDQGCSVGALIQRTREIGIIKGGTESAYCYLDYIAHDADVQINDIVVTSGMGSSVPKGIIIGRIVAVKKEKHDLFQRILIKPEVDFNKLEEVYIVKLPEYE, encoded by the coding sequence TTGAGAAAGTTTTCTAAGGAGAGAAGGGCATTTATCTTGTTTTTATGCCTTTCGTTATTATCAGCTCTGCTTATCACTGTTGACTATCATGGTAAGGGAATTATAGGATTATTAAAAGATATAGGATTTTTAGTCCTGAAGCCAGTTAATTATACTGTTCAAAATACAGTAAACCGGTTCGAAAAGTATTTTCAAATATTTACTCAAACTGAGAGTATACATCAAAAAAATTGGCAATTACAGCAGGAAAACCGGGAGATTTTGCATGAGAACGCCATTTTGAAAGAAAAATTGGCTGCCTATGAGCAAATAGCAAAAATGGTGCAATTTAAGGAATATTATAATTATGAAATGATTCCAGCTCAGGTGATTGGCAGAGAACCGAGTAACTGGTTTCACAGTGTAATTATTGATATGGGGAGCAAAGATGGAGTCGAGGTAGATATGGGAGTTGCTACTTATAAGGGTTTGGTAGGTAAAGTGATTCAGGTAGGATACAACACCTCAGAGGTAATTTTATTGATAGATCAAGGTTGTTCAGTGGGTGCTCTGATTCAAAGGACCAGAGAAATTGGAATAATAAAAGGAGGGACTGAAAGCGCCTACTGTTATCTTGATTATATTGCTCACGATGCGGATGTTCAGATTAATGATATTGTAGTTACCTCAGGTATGGGTAGTTCAGTGCCAAAGGGAATTATCATTGGTCGGATTGTAGCTGTGAAAAAGGAAAAACACGACCTTTTTCAAAGAATTTTAATTAAACCAGAAGTTGACTTTAATAAACTGGAAGAAGTTTATATAGTAAAACTTCCGGAATATGAATAA
- the rpsF gene encoding 30S ribosomal protein S6 — MRNYEIMILFDPNLQEEDLKALLDKIRQTITTNQGKIIKTNQWGKRKLAYEIKKFQEALYVIIDFELEPELIANIENSIKFEEKIIRYLLVLGSEKVVKPHNEKPKVEK; from the coding sequence ATGCGTAATTACGAAATAATGATTTTATTTGATCCCAATCTGCAGGAAGAGGACCTAAAGGCTTTACTTGACAAAATCCGCCAAACGATAACTACCAATCAAGGGAAAATAATCAAAACAAATCAATGGGGCAAAAGAAAATTAGCTTATGAAATTAAAAAATTTCAGGAAGCCCTCTATGTAATCATTGATTTTGAATTGGAACCAGAGCTTATAGCTAATATTGAAAACAGCATTAAATTTGAAGAAAAGATAATAAGGTATCTTCTGGTTCTTGGTTCAGAGAAAGTGGTTAAACCCCACAATGAAAAACCGAAAGTGGAAAAATAG
- a CDS encoding pitrilysin family protein gives MSMVESIKMDNGLQIISCLMPHMQSVSIVIGIKAGSIYETKRQQGISHFIEHMLFKGTEKRKNTLEISQAIEQLGGEINASTSEECTFIYSKVLHRNFADAFEVLVDILNNSLFRAEDIRQEKKVVIEEINKYQDIPEDWIVFLINRLMWKDTALGQNVLGEKGTVRRFNRKLLLQYFQEMYQPRNMVISITGNISPKAITIMLKKFPFLAREGIPRKISTIGEAISQIPELKLINKRVNQAHLCFGFEGISRFHRDKITMDLLNIILGAGLSSRLFQEIRVKEGLAYDIHSYPQYFNQTGSFNIYAGVVADGLTHSIQKILDELKRIKEKHISHTELKIAQEMYKGSILMGLENTLSHAFRLGSYALLYDKEYNYKEIIDRIESVQAEDIRKLAENIFQNHKIKLVIFSPSEMKIRKDSLLAILKV, from the coding sequence ATGAGTATGGTTGAGTCAATAAAAATGGATAATGGACTTCAAATAATTTCCTGCTTGATGCCGCATATGCAGTCTGTCTCAATTGTGATAGGGATTAAAGCCGGCTCTATCTATGAAACAAAACGTCAACAGGGTATTTCTCATTTCATTGAACATATGCTTTTTAAAGGTACTGAAAAGAGAAAGAATACCTTAGAAATATCTCAAGCAATTGAGCAGTTAGGTGGAGAAATAAATGCTTCTACTTCGGAGGAATGCACCTTTATTTACAGTAAGGTATTACATAGGAATTTTGCTGATGCTTTTGAAGTACTGGTCGACATATTGAATAATTCGCTTTTTAGAGCAGAGGACATTCGCCAGGAAAAAAAAGTAGTCATTGAAGAGATTAATAAATATCAGGATATCCCAGAGGATTGGATCGTATTTTTAATTAATAGGTTAATGTGGAAGGATACAGCATTGGGACAAAATGTTTTAGGAGAGAAGGGGACTGTCAGAAGATTTAACCGTAAATTATTATTACAATATTTTCAAGAAATGTATCAGCCTCGAAATATGGTAATTAGTATTACCGGCAATATTTCTCCAAAGGCAATTACCATTATGCTAAAAAAATTTCCTTTTCTTGCCAGGGAAGGCATACCCAGAAAAATTTCTACCATTGGTGAGGCAATATCTCAAATTCCTGAGTTAAAACTAATAAACAAAAGGGTCAATCAAGCCCATCTCTGCTTTGGTTTTGAAGGCATTTCCAGGTTTCATCGTGATAAAATTACTATGGATTTGCTAAATATAATTTTGGGAGCTGGCTTGAGTTCCAGGTTATTTCAGGAGATTCGCGTTAAAGAAGGACTTGCTTATGATATACATTCCTATCCCCAATATTTTAATCAAACAGGTTCATTTAATATCTATGCTGGAGTAGTTGCTGATGGATTAACGCATAGCATTCAAAAAATCTTAGATGAACTAAAAAGAATTAAAGAAAAGCATATTTCTCATACTGAATTAAAAATAGCCCAGGAAATGTATAAAGGAAGTATTTTGATGGGACTGGAAAATACATTAAGCCATGCTTTTCGCTTGGGAAGTTATGCTCTATTATACGATAAAGAATATAACTACAAGGAGATCATTGACCGTATAGAAAGTGTCCAGGCAGAGGATATCAGAAAATTAGCGGAAAATATATTTCAGAACCATAAGATAAAACTGGTCATCTTTTCACCCAGTGAAATGAAAATCAGGAAGGACAGTTTGCTCGCCATCTTAAAAGTATAA
- the rpsR gene encoding 30S ribosomal protein S18 codes for MIRRNNYRGLRVRKKICYFCAEKKEADYKDVELLNRFISDQGKILPRRVTGNCAKHQRTLAAAIKRAREIALLPFVNR; via the coding sequence ATGATAAGAAGGAATAATTATAGAGGATTACGAGTAAGAAAAAAAATTTGCTACTTTTGTGCCGAAAAAAAAGAAGCAGACTATAAAGATGTCGAACTGTTAAATCGTTTTATAAGTGATCAGGGGAAGATTTTGCCACGCAGAGTTACTGGAAATTGTGCCAAACATCAGAGAACCCTGGCTGCGGCAATAAAAAGAGCAAGAGAAATTGCCCTGCTCCCCTTTGTTAATCGTTAG
- a CDS encoding DUF951 domain-containing protein: MPLDLRVGDIVKLKKKHPCGGYHWEITRTGIDIGLRCLCCGRKVLVPRAKIERRIRLIIKRD, from the coding sequence ATGCCACTGGATTTAAGAGTAGGAGATATAGTTAAATTAAAAAAGAAACATCCCTGTGGAGGATATCATTGGGAGATAACCAGGACCGGAATTGACATTGGATTAAGATGTCTTTGTTGTGGCAGAAAGGTATTGGTTCCCAGAGCAAAGATTGAAAGAAGGATTAGACTGATAATTAAAAGAGATTGA
- a CDS encoding rod shape-determining protein: MFNFSLSLALSRNIGIDLGTSTTLVYVKGKGIILEEPSVVAYQKNSNRVLKVGKEAKSMIGRTPRGIYTIRPLQYGVIANFEVTTEMLRYFIKKIFARYQFIKPSITICVPSGVTEVEKRAVSEVAYECGSRRVFLIEEPIAAAIGAGLPIFEPMGNLIIDMGGGTSEVAVISLGGIVVNEITKVAGDYLNQQIIKYIKDNHGLFIGDLTAEDLKISLSKNNTQKEQDYFEVRGRNRLSGLPIRIRLTKDELKEALYDSVEVIANTVKMALEKTPPELVSDIINKGLVMTGGGALLSDLDKILQAKIKIPVFISKEPLYCVVKGTGEALENFDRYNRILIRTSRSK, translated from the coding sequence ATGTTCAACTTTTCTCTTTCTCTTGCTCTTTCCCGAAACATTGGTATTGATTTGGGCACCAGTACCACCTTAGTATATGTAAAGGGAAAGGGGATTATTCTAGAAGAACCTTCCGTAGTGGCTTATCAAAAAAATAGCAATCGTGTTTTGAAAGTGGGAAAAGAAGCAAAGTCTATGATTGGGAGAACACCGAGAGGTATTTATACTATTCGCCCTTTACAGTATGGCGTGATTGCTAATTTTGAAGTAACTACTGAAATGCTGCGCTATTTCATTAAAAAAATTTTCGCCCGTTATCAATTTATCAAGCCTTCTATTACTATCTGTGTTCCCTCTGGTGTTACTGAAGTTGAAAAAAGAGCAGTGTCGGAGGTAGCTTATGAATGTGGTTCACGAAGAGTATTTTTAATTGAAGAGCCTATTGCCGCGGCTATTGGTGCGGGATTGCCTATTTTTGAACCAATGGGTAACTTAATTATTGATATGGGCGGTGGTACTTCAGAGGTAGCGGTAATTTCTTTGGGAGGGATTGTAGTAAACGAAATAACCAAGGTTGCTGGCGATTATTTGAATCAACAAATAATTAAGTATATTAAAGATAACCATGGGCTTTTCATCGGGGATTTAACTGCTGAGGATTTAAAAATTTCACTTTCCAAAAACAACACCCAGAAAGAACAAGATTATTTTGAGGTAAGAGGCAGAAATCGTCTCAGTGGTTTACCTATTAGAATCAGATTAACCAAGGATGAATTAAAAGAGGCTCTCTATGATTCAGTCGAAGTAATAGCCAATACGGTGAAGATGGCTTTAGAAAAAACACCTCCAGAACTTGTTTCTGATATCATAAATAAAGGATTAGTTATGACCGGAGGGGGAGCCTTGTTATCTGATTTAGATAAAATCCTTCAGGCAAAAATAAAAATTCCTGTTTTTATATCCAAGGAACCACTGTATTGTGTAGTAAAAGGAACTGGAGAAGCGTTAGAAAATTTTGACAGATATAATAGGATTCTCATAAGAACTTCCAGGAGTAAATGA